Proteins co-encoded in one Aspergillus flavus chromosome 2, complete sequence genomic window:
- a CDS encoding protein geranylgeranyltransferase type II alpha subunit (geranylgeranyl transferase type II alpha subunit), whose amino-acid sequence MASHGIPRYSLKEKSEEARQQELRKIEKYQELDHLVRAKIAEQQYTPETLQKISELLTKNPEYYTVWNYRRQVLRHEFTQAASSDSAEAAADRITTLIKNDLLFLMPLLRSFPKCYWIWNYRLWLLDEAKRLLPLSISRRIWEEELALVGKMLRLDSRNFHGWGYRRVVVDTLETLTSEEQGESMAQAEFEYAKKMIGTNLSNFSAWHYRTKLIQRLLNEKSATDAERRKMLNDELELIHRALCDPYDQSLWFYHQNLMCTFDPATSGQTMAPNLSQSERLDYVRQEIEEIQDMLDGAEDCKYIYQALIDCTLLASKIQGTMSSDDQQKVLSWISELKKMDPLRRGRWLDFERSLCA is encoded by the exons ATGGCCAGC CATGGGATACCCCGCTACAGCCTGAAGGAGAAATCCGAAGAGGCTCGTCAACAAGAGCTTCgcaaaatagaaaaataccAGGAGTTGGATCATTTAGTCCGTGCGAAG ATTGCAGAACAGCAGTATACGCCTGAAACCCTTCAGAAAATCTCCGAATTGTTGACCAAGAATCCGGAGTACTACACGGTGTGGAATTATCGACGCCAGGTTCTGCGACACGAATTCACACAAGCTGCATCAAGTGACTCGGCTGAAGCTGCAGCGGATAGGATAACTACTTTAATCAAGAATGACCTGCTGTTCCTGATGCCGCTACTGCGCAGCTTTCCCAAGTGCTACTGGATATGGAACTATCGTTTATGGCTTCTAGATGAAGCTAAACGTCTGCTGCCGCTCTCCATCTCCCGGAGAATCTGGGAAGAAGAGCTAGCGCTTGTGGGCAAAATGCTTCGCCTAGACAGCAGAAACTTCCATGGCTGGGGCTACCGACGAGTTGTTGTGGACACGTTAGAGACACTAACGTCCGAAGAACAGGGGGAAAGTATGGCGCAAGCAGAGTTCGAGTATGCGAAAAAGATGATCGGGACCAATCTCTCTAACTTTTCCGCGTGGCATTATCGGACGAAGCTTATCCAGCGATTGCTAAATGAGAAATCAGCCACTGATGCGGAACGAAGAAAGATGCTCAATGACG AACTGGAGCTTATCCATCGCGCCCTGTGTGACCCATATGACCAGTCACTATGGTTTTATCATCAAAACTTAATGTGCACATTTGACCCGGCAACATCAGGGCAGACGATGGCACCAAACCTCAGTCAGTCGGAGCGGCTGGACTATGTCCGCCAAGAGATCGAGGAGATTCAGGATATGCTGGATGGGGCAGAGGATTGTAAGTATATCTACCAGGCATTAATCGACTGTACCTTGTTGGCATCGAAGATACAAGGGACCATGTCTAGTGACGACCAACAAAAGGTTTTGAGCTGGATCTCGGAACTGAAGAAAATGGACCCGCTTAGACGTGGACGGTGGTTGGATTTTGAGCGATCACTCTGTGCTTAA